Genomic window (Desulforapulum autotrophicum HRM2):
TTATGCTGACTGCAGGGGGGATTCTTACCCTTGTATACATAAACGTTGTTTCTTCCCTGGTGTATGAGCAGATCAACCTTCGAACCTATTCTATCTCACAGTCATTTAGCGGGGCAATTCAACAACCCCTTTTGATTAAAAATTATTTACTGGTAAATCAAACGGCAGCTTCCACTGTGAGTCTTCCCGGGGTGGCCTATGTTTCAGTTTTGAATAAAAGGGGTATTGTGATTGCGGGGGTACTCAGTGACAATGAGCTTTTTGATGCAAAATTTAGAGAGCGGGTTCAAGGAAAGGGGTTTCCAGTTGAGATCTCGTCACGGAATAGAATCCCCATTGGGTTGAAAAAAAGCACATTGGATTTCAGCGTGGGGGGGCAAAAAATTCATGACGTGGCGGTTATGATTGGAGATACAGGAGGTGAAGCACATATCGGTATGTTTACCACAGACACGCAGAAGGCTGTGAAACAATATTTGATACCGTTTTTTGCCTTTTTTATTGCAATTGTACTGATCGGGAGCTTTTGTTTTTACCTGGTTGCACGAACAATCTCCACTCCCATAAAAGCACTAACCCAGGTCGCCGAAAAAATCAGCCGAAGGGAAATGGATCTCCCTATCGAAATCAACAGCGGAGGGGAAATTGGTGAACTGGCTAAATCCCTCGAGCGTATGCGGTTTTCCATCAAGACGGCCATGGATGAGTTGCGAAGTAAATAGAGCAACTTTGCACAGGAGAAAAAAGACGCTGCCTGAACAGGCCGATAACCCAAAAAAGTAATCAATCGAGATAACAATGAAGAAAATAAACGTTTCCCTGTGTTTTTTATTATGCTGGATCTTTATTTCTCCTGCCAATTGTATTGCGGGAGATAAATATAAATTATCCATGTTACCAAGGTATTACCCTAAAAAAATTAAAGAGATGATCGTTCCACTGGCCGAATATCTCTCTAAGGAAATTGGTGCAACAATAACTGCTGTCCTCACCAAAGATTTTACAGAATATGAAAACCAATTAAAAAACGGTGAAATCGAAATCGGCTTTGAAAATCCACTGGTATATACAAAGGTCTCACAAAAACATGAAGTCCTGGCCATGGCAATACAAGAAAAGGGAGGGAATCAATTTAGGGGTATTATCATCACACGCCCAGATAGTAATATTCAATTATTTAGTGACCTGCGACATAAAAAAATAATAATTGTTGGAAAAACCTCAGCCGGGGGATTCCTTTCACAGAAATTATCCCTGGCCAAAAATGGCATTTTGGTTGAAAAAGATTGTGATATTGAAGAGGCTGCCAATAATAAACAGGAAAATGTGATTATCTCCGTCAGCATTGGTGATGCGGACGCGGGTTTCATAAGAGAGTCTGCCCTTCATATTGCAGACCAGTACATCCAGCCCGGGAGTGTCGTGGTGATGACCCCCTGCGAGTGGTTACCCAATTGGGCCATTTCTGTAAACAGGGCAATGCCCGGTCCTGTTAAAGCGGCAATCAAGTCAGCAATACTGGCACTGGATAAAAATTCACCGGTACTGAAAGCGATGCATATTGCAGGGTTTAAATCTGCTGTGGACAGTGAGTACGATATAATCCGCAATATCTTATAGCTATGGATAAATTTGCCAGTGCTTTGACTTCATCTTTTTGACTGATTTCGAAATTATGGGAAAGGTCGCCGGTTGTTATGGGTTTGGCAAATTTAACCCCCTGGGTCAAACGTTCGGGCAGAAAATCAGGTAGAAGTGATCGAGCTTCTCCAGATCGAAAAGAACTCTCCCATAGCGTTAAAAAATTTTCATGTTTTAAGATTTTTTCAATATATTCCCACCCCATTTCTCTTCAAAAACCCCGTGTTTACTCATTATTTTCAATTTTATACCCATGGTATGTCATATGCATTACGGCTGTTCTTTAGTTTTAAGATATCCTCCCGTGGGGAGGCAACTCAAACCCGAAAGGAATCAAACAATGGCATTGCATACGCTAATCCAGGTCCTTGACCCGAAGGACTTAAATCGAATCCACAGCAGCACCCTGGAGGTTCTGGAGACCGTGGGAGTGGAGATGAAAAATAAACAAGCCCTTTCGCTTTTCCATGCAGCAGGGGCCACGGTAAACGGCAGCAGGGTCATGATTCCGGGAAAACTGGTGGAAGCGGCCATCGAGTCCGCACCGGCGTCATTTACTCTTTTTGCACGGGATGAAAAAAAATCCCTCACCATCGGGGAAGGACAGACCCGAACCCATGTGGAGCCCAGTAACGGCAATATTTATACCCTGGATCTCCAACGGGGAAGACGCCTTGCTTCCCTGTCCGACCTCATCGATTTTTACAAACTGGCCCAGGCAAGTAAGATTTGCGATATCAGCGGCGGTATCCCGGTTGAACCCAGCGATATAGATCCCCAGAATGCCCACCTGACAATTTTTCAGGAGACTCTCCGGCACACGGACAAACCAATCAAAAGGAACGTGGCCACCCGAAAAGAAATTGAAACCACATTTGCCATGTTCGAAATTGCCAAGGGGGTTAAGGGCTACCTTAGGGAGCACCCCTCCATTTACGCCAGCGTTAACCCGCTGAGCCCCCTGGCCTATGACGACGTTCCCCTGGAAACAATCATCACCTATGCAGAACACAACCAGCCGATAACTGTTCTCTCCTGTGCCATGGCCGGAGTTTCAGCCCCCATGGGACTCATGGGAGCTGCTGTTCTCCAGAATGCCGAAATCCTGGCTGGGCTTGTCCTGACCCAGATAATCAGGCCTGGTGCCCCTTTTATTTATGCACCGGCAACGGCAGTTCCCAATATGCAGAATGCCCAGTATGTCACCGGATCTCCTGAATCAAATCTGATCAACCTTGCCAATATCCAGCTCGCCCGGGAAATGTACAGGCTTCCCACCCGGACCATGGCTGGTCTTACCGATGCCAAGACCGTTGACACCCAGGCAGGCCTGGAAACCATGCAGAATCTTTTTCAATGTATGCTTGGCGGGGTCAGTATCATCAACGAATGCCTGGGGGTGTTAGACTCCATCATGACAAACTGCTATGAGAAATTCATTCTGGATGAGGAAATGATCAGCCGGATTCTGAGATTCATGGAAGGGATGGACACCTCCCAGGAGGAACTTTCCGTGGAGGTTATCCGGGCGGTGGGGCCCAGGGGTTCCTTTCTTACCCATCCCAGCACCCTGCAGAAATGCCGGAATGCCTGGCGTCCAATGGTGTCGGATTGGGGAAATTATGACCACTGGGCCAAGAATGGAAAAAAAGAAGTGGTCCAGGTTGCCGCAGAAAAGGTCCAGGAAATACTGTCATCCTGTCCAGAAACCACCCTGAATCCAGATGCGGAAGCAGAACTTGCCGCTTTTGTAAAAAACAAAATAATATAACCCAGCATTCCGGGCTGCCAACATGTCCTGGACTAATCCATTTTGAGAATCCAAGTACGAAAAATCATAAATTTTTAATCATTTCAATTGGAGAAGACGATGCTAGACCCAAAACCAGATTCAACCCTGAAAACTGAACCAGTTCTCTTTTTCTCAGCACTGGCACTTATTCTAGTGACCTGTATTCCCATTATTCTTTACCAAGACAAAGCCCTCACCGTTTTAATTGAAATTCGTAAATTCTTTACAGGCCCTCTGGGCTGGATGTTCCTGCTCTTCGGCGTCAGTAGTGTCCTTTTCCTCGTATGGATGATCTTCGGTCCCTACCGAAATGTGAAATTGGGTGGGAAAGACGAAGAGCCCGAATTTTCAACGATCAGCTGGATTGCCATGCTTTTTTGCTGCGGTATCGGCACTGGCCTCATCTATTGGGCCTTTATCGAGCCCATCTATTACCTCCAGTCCCCACCCTTTGGCATTGCGCCCGGCACCGTGGAAGCCAAGGAGTGGGCCGCAGCCTACGGTATCTTCCACTGGGGATATGTCCCCTGGGCAATTACCTGTGGATTCGGAATTCCCATCGCCTATTCCTATTATGTACGAAAAACTCCCAGACTCAGCATTGGTGCCGCCTTTGACGGTCATCTAGGCAAACACACCTGGTTTACCACCGTGGTGGATCTTCTTGTCATGCTCGCCATCCTGGGCAACGTGGTCACGGTTCTGGGGCTCGGAACTCCCATGCTTTCCGCAACCATCGCTAAATTTATCGGAATTGAGCCTAGCTTTCACCTGGACCTTACCGTGGTGGCTATCTGGACCATCCTTTTCTGCTGTTCGTGTTATTTTGGTCTTAAAAAGGGAATCAAGCTGCTCTCCAACCTCAACCTGGTGCTGGCTCTGGCCGTCATGGTCCTGGTGCTGTCCGTGGGACCTACCAGTTTCATTCTCAACACCTTTATGAACAGTCTGGGCCTGGTTTTCCAGAATACCATCCGCATGTGCTTTAACACCGACACCGTTGGAGCCACGGGCTGGCCCCAGGACTGGACCATCTTTTTCTGGGCCTGGTGGCTGGGTGCAGCTCCTTTTGTAGGGGTTTTTCTGGCCAAAATATCCAAAGGCAGGACCTTGAGGCAAATGGCCATTGCACCCCTGGTATGGGGTCCATTGGGCTGCGCCATCTTTTTTGGCGTTTTCGGTGGATATTCCCTGCACACTGAGCTGTTTGGGGAACAATCCATGACTACCATGATGGCAGCCATGGGGCCAGCCAAAACCATTGCAACGATGATTGCGGCACTTCCCCTGGG
Coding sequences:
- a CDS encoding BCCT family transporter: MLDPKPDSTLKTEPVLFFSALALILVTCIPIILYQDKALTVLIEIRKFFTGPLGWMFLLFGVSSVLFLVWMIFGPYRNVKLGGKDEEPEFSTISWIAMLFCCGIGTGLIYWAFIEPIYYLQSPPFGIAPGTVEAKEWAAAYGIFHWGYVPWAITCGFGIPIAYSYYVRKTPRLSIGAAFDGHLGKHTWFTTVVDLLVMLAILGNVVTVLGLGTPMLSATIAKFIGIEPSFHLDLTVVAIWTILFCCSCYFGLKKGIKLLSNLNLVLALAVMVLVLSVGPTSFILNTFMNSLGLVFQNTIRMCFNTDTVGATGWPQDWTIFFWAWWLGAAPFVGVFLAKISKGRTLRQMAIAPLVWGPLGCAIFFGVFGGYSLHTELFGEQSMTTMMAAMGPAKTIATMIAALPLGQIMLPLFIVLMFIFCATTLDSASYVLATVSTKELPIGTEPARWNRMFWSVINGVAAISLMLLGGLKPLQAVAVLTAFPLMFIMLGAGYFLVKDLKFQADLEAGTVPTMEYLKLQTELEEIATQSMEPVDKKVLVTPGTREHILA
- a CDS encoding trimethylamine methyltransferase family protein, encoding MALHTLIQVLDPKDLNRIHSSTLEVLETVGVEMKNKQALSLFHAAGATVNGSRVMIPGKLVEAAIESAPASFTLFARDEKKSLTIGEGQTRTHVEPSNGNIYTLDLQRGRRLASLSDLIDFYKLAQASKICDISGGIPVEPSDIDPQNAHLTIFQETLRHTDKPIKRNVATRKEIETTFAMFEIAKGVKGYLREHPSIYASVNPLSPLAYDDVPLETIITYAEHNQPITVLSCAMAGVSAPMGLMGAAVLQNAEILAGLVLTQIIRPGAPFIYAPATAVPNMQNAQYVTGSPESNLINLANIQLAREMYRLPTRTMAGLTDAKTVDTQAGLETMQNLFQCMLGGVSIINECLGVLDSIMTNCYEKFILDEEMISRILRFMEGMDTSQEELSVEVIRAVGPRGSFLTHPSTLQKCRNAWRPMVSDWGNYDHWAKNGKKEVVQVAAEKVQEILSSCPETTLNPDAEAELAAFVKNKII
- a CDS encoding HAMP domain-containing protein codes for the protein MIIQCEGCKKRLKIDDSKFVEDQLRCICPNCKRVIEVQKPKKSPQSPEPSTPFAGNKVASEDFRAMDPTIRIPDNSLDEDQNVKPDSVKRNQNPAGLTIGKKLLFLFVSFMLTAGGILTLVYINVVSSLVYEQINLRTYSISQSFSGAIQQPLLIKNYLLVNQTAASTVSLPGVAYVSVLNKRGIVIAGVLSDNELFDAKFRERVQGKGFPVEISSRNRIPIGLKKSTLDFSVGGQKIHDVAVMIGDTGGEAHIGMFTTDTQKAVKQYLIPFFAFFIAIVLIGSFCFYLVARTISTPIKALTQVAEKISRREMDLPIEINSGGEIGELAKSLERMRFSIKTAMDELRSK
- a CDS encoding phosphate/phosphite/phosphonate ABC transporter substrate-binding protein is translated as MKKINVSLCFLLCWIFISPANCIAGDKYKLSMLPRYYPKKIKEMIVPLAEYLSKEIGATITAVLTKDFTEYENQLKNGEIEIGFENPLVYTKVSQKHEVLAMAIQEKGGNQFRGIIITRPDSNIQLFSDLRHKKIIIVGKTSAGGFLSQKLSLAKNGILVEKDCDIEEAANNKQENVIISVSIGDADAGFIRESALHIADQYIQPGSVVVMTPCEWLPNWAISVNRAMPGPVKAAIKSAILALDKNSPVLKAMHIAGFKSAVDSEYDIIRNIL